A genomic window from Neoarius graeffei isolate fNeoGra1 chromosome 5, fNeoGra1.pri, whole genome shotgun sequence includes:
- the LOC132886403 gene encoding mitogen-activated protein kinase kinase kinase 14 isoform X4 gives MNVKAELKTEQCQEFCPSSVKHGRLQPQRVALSRRKHPKTFREGARKQNKHSAFRRPLWGSAARKKCRQMEEERQTPIEKPYSSVGSHRFEVSCCSDIYTSVGGTPELSSQPESMYIYAESIKGCDTSCSSVSQDWGLFCLYKEVKKTCGILQDPRSETAKIGSSIEALLGSDSSCDGESVRGYCDSDSSCVNADWERSFDSDDDSCNLVYSFAEAQWGSASSCSGSAASGYITDYDLESSFSTTEQYSSSAFGSRFEAGHHDLSAGRFDAGHCDSAVNQFEARDCDAAIAHFEGGYHDLPVSHFKSGHLNLPVGHFEAGHWGLPIGHFEAGHYDSRVSHFLPCGVSLGGHFEPGYFESTVDRFEARHCDSPVSHFRACGASLGGRFEAGHHNSPVRHFEAGCRDLPVGHFDAGYFDSTVDRPEAKHCDSPDTHFDEASCDLYDAFPESSDAVSSSNKAHHSFLNLKDYSELTWRKLRGVVTHPDRDCVAPFFHEMMKETAHDRNQEGVKINKGFLFHPQRFLQAKNSEYREGQEYSVLRHVQNGSYGDVFSVRDKQTGFTCAAKRIPLSSFSWKEVETWSRLDSPRVLQLYGAVQEGLNVILFMDLKTGSLAQFLKAIGRFPEELALYYHCQVLQALEHLHSRKVIHLDVKVDNVLLSKDKRECFLCDFGLSEMLDWTGYSTKTFRGNGLRGTESHMSPEVARGDPRSDKADVWSSCCMLLHMLSGHQPWTRYYTHPLCLKIVSEPAPLWEIPSGCDPLTCDVIRGGLVKEPGERDSARELLEKSKRALRTVGGPLDRIKSATQTLPQPQICPPMPSPSVFTQPPMAPPPVSNSTSPPQDELSPPRIQWVSGWRERAAEEDGTDSEDAYEDSYGGMDRTERWMERYWGLRNEYTFTEDENITEELKYSSEGRQRERAAGEKRTEEEGESDEEMESDLGSLRELGSEDEWEPFHRMQILYGSKRQPGGDEGSETEEERAPSIMTSLNHVNMYKRNSRLTLTCHRSVCTSEAELTDKGSDWSDDLSSGVFSDSNLADNRSFNVDWSVSTNQPPSCSFEGLGVDIWVEDVSGDTFRIRERLRVKLSHVAIGISGQVSMRVFSLATLDGKLVSPDTEVLESRMWLLCVPAPDNSTNWTWRIRDGKMETQDTAGLQSDTCSTLTA, from the exons ATGAACGTTAAAGCCGAACTAAAAA CTGAGCAGTGTCAAGAATTCTGTCCATCCAGTGTAAAACATGGCAGACTTCAACCCCAACGTGTGGCTCTTTCCCGTAGAAAGCACCCAAAAACGTTCAGGGAAGGGGCAAGGAAGCAAAACAAGCACTCTGCATTTAGGCGGCCACTCTGGGGGAGTGCTGCAAGAAAGAAGTGTCGACAGATGGAAGAGGAGAGACAGACCCCCATTGAGAAACCTTACAGCAGTGTAGGGAGCCACAGGTTTGAAGTGAGCTGCTGCTCCGATATTTACACCAGCGTCGGAGGAACTCCAGAGCTCAGTTCTCAGCCTGAATCCATGTACATTTATGCTGAAAGCATCAAAGGTTGTGACACTTCCTGTTCTAGCGTCTCTCAAGACTGGGGCTTGTTTTGCCTTTATAAAGAGGTCAAGAAAACCTGCGGCATCCTGCAAGACCCCAGATCGGAGACTGCAAAAATAGGCAGCAGCATAGAAGCTTTGTTGGGATCCGATTCTTCCTGCGACGGCGAGTCCGTCAGAGGTTACTGTGACTCGGATTCAAGCTGCGTCAATGCAGACTGGGAACGGAGCTTTGACTCTGATGATGACTCGTGCAACTTGGTCTACAGCTTTGCCGAAGCACAGTGGGGCTCCGCTTCATCATGTTCCGGCTCTGCTGCCTCTGGTTACATCACTGACTATGATTTGGAATCCTCGTTCTCCACCACAGAACAATATAGCAGCTCTGCTTTTGGCAGCCGTTTTGAGGCAGGACACCATGACTTGTCAGCTGGTCGTTTTGATGCAGGACACTGTGACTCAGCAGTTAACCAATTTGAGGCAAGGGACTGTGACGCAGCAATTGCCCATTTTGAGGGAGGATACCATGACTTGCCAGTGAGCCATTTCAAGTCAGGACACCTTAACCTGCCAGTTGGGCATTTTGAGGCAGGACACTGGGGTCTCCCCATTGGCCATTTCGAAGCAGGACATTATGACTCACGAGTCAGCCATTTTCTTCCATGTGGGGTCTCTCTAGGGGGCCATTTTGAGCCAGGATACTTTGAGTCAACAGTTGATCGTTTTGAGGCAAGACACTGTGACTCTCCAGTCAGCCATTTTCGTGCATGTGGGGCATCTCTAGGGGGTCGTTTTGAGGCAGGACATCATAACTCGCCAGTCAGGCATTTTGAGGCAGGGTGCCGTGACTTGCCTGTTGGCCATTTTGACGCAGGATACTTTGACTCAACAGTTGATCGTCCCGAGGCAAAACATTGTGACTCGCCAGACACCCATTTTGATGAGGCTTCCTGTGACCTGTACGATGCTTTTCCTGAGAGTAGTGATGCAGTTAGTTCCAGTAACAAAGCACATCACTCCTTTTTAAATTTGAAGGACTATTCTGAACTAACTTGGAGGAAACTACGGGGTGTCGTGACCCATCCTGATCGCGATTGCGTCGCACCATTTTTCCATGAGATGATGAAAGAGACGGCGCATGATCGAAATCAAGAaggagtaaagataaacaaaggcTTTCTTTTCCATCCACAAAGG TTTTTACAGGCGAAAAACTCTGAATATCGGGAAGGCCAGGAATATTCCGTGCTTCGCCATGTCCAGAATGGATCGTATGGAGATGTGTTCAGCGTCCGAGACAAACAAACTGGGTTTACATGTGCCGCCAAAAGG ATTCCTCTAAGCAGTTTCAGCTGGAAGGAAGTGGAAACGTGGAGCAGGTTGGACTCGCCGCGTGTCCTTCAGCTCTACGGGGCTGTACAAGAAGGCCTCAATGTCATCCTGTTCATGGACCTTAAAACAG GCTCGTTGGCACAGTTCCTCAAAGCAATAGGGCGTTTTCCTGAAGAATTGGCTCTTTATTATCACTGTCAGGTGCTGCAAGCTCTGGAACATCTGCACAGCAGAAAGGTGATTCACCTGGATGTTAAAG tggacaATGTTTTGCTTTCGAAGGACAAGAGAGAGTGTTTCCTGTGTGATTTTGGATTATCTGAGATGCTGGACTGGACCGGATACAGCACCAAGACCTTCAGAG GTAACGGTCTGCGTGGCACCGAGAGCCACATGTCTCCCGAGGTGGCTCGAGGAGATCCTCGCTCAGACAAAGCGGACGTCTGGAGCAGCTGTTGTATGTTACTGCACATGCTCAGTGGCCATCAGCCATGGACACGCTACTACACACACCCGCTCTGCCTCAAA ATCGTGAGTGAGCCAGCCCCTCTGTGGGAGATCCCTTCTGGCTGTGACCCCTTGACCTGTGATGTCATCAGAGGGGGACTGGTCAAGGAGCCGGGAGAGAGAGACTCAGCCAGGGAGCTACTGGAGAAAAGCAAGAGAGCTCTGCGAACAG TAGGTGGCCCTTTGGACAGGATCAAATCGGCCACACAGACTCTGCCCCAGCCTCAGATCTGCCCACCAATGCCATCACCCAGTGTCTTCACTCAACCTCCAATGGCCCCACCCCCTGTTTCCAATTCAACATCCCCTCCTCAGGACGAGCTCTCTCCTCCCAGAATTCAGTGGGTCAGCGGGTGGAGAGAACGAGCAGCCGAAGAGGACGGGACAGATTCAGAAGACGCGTACGAGGACAGCTATGGAGGGATGGACAGGACTGAAAGATGGATGGAGAGGTACTGGGGATTGAGAAACGAATACACATTTACCGAAGACGAGAACATCACTGAAGAGCTGAAGTACTCATCAGAAGGACGACAGAGAGAAAGGGCAGCCGGAGAGAAGAGGACTGAAGAAGAAGGAGAGAGCGATGAAGAGATGGAGAGCGATTTGGGGAGTTTGAGGGAGCTGGGCAGCGAGGATGAATGGGAGCCGTTTCACCGCATGCAGATCCTCTACGGTTCGAAACGGCAACCTGGTGGAGATGAAGGGTCAGAAACGGAGGAAGAGCGTGCGCCCTCTATCATGACAA GTTTAAATCACGTTAACATGTACAAGCGAAACTCCAGATTAACGCTCACCTGCCATCGCAGCGTCTGCACTTCTGAAGCTGAGCTGACTGACAAG GGTTCCGATTGGTCGGATGACTTGAGCTCGGGTGTGTTCTCCGACAGCAACCTTGCAGACAATCGGAGCTTCAATGTGGATTGGTCCGTCTCCACCAACCAGCCGCCTTCTTGCAGCTTTGAAG GCCTTGGAGTGGATATCTGGGTGGAGGATGTGAGTGGGGATACGTTTAGGATCAGAGAGAGATTAAGGGTGAAGCTGAGTCACGTTGCTATAGGTATAAGTGGACAG GTCTCCATGAGAGTGTTCAGTTTAGCAACGCTGGACGGGAAGCTCGTCTCCCCTGACACCGAGGTTCTGGAGTCGCGTATGTGGCTGCTGTGTGTCCCTGCTCCAGACAACAGCACCAACTGGACCTGGAGGATCCGAGACGGCAAAATGGAGACTCAAGACACTGCTGGACTGCAATCGGACACCTGCTCCACTCTCACAGCCTGA
- the LOC132886403 gene encoding uncharacterized protein LOC132886403 isoform X5, with protein MNCEKSDSSNTFSCCDNSRRRNQAKQMGSLHRNEEDDESLTKMESASRMQKSIEEDAGITTVIAQAQAEQCQEFCPSSVKHGRLQPQRVALSRRKHPKTFREGARKQNKHSAFRRPLWGSAARKKCRQMEEERQTPIEKPYSSVGSHRFEVSCCSDIYTSVGGTPELSSQPESMYIYAESIKGCDTSCSSVSQDWGLFCLYKEVKKTCGILQDPRSETAKIGSSIEALLGSDSSCDGESVRGYCDSDSSCVNADWERSFDSDDDSCNLVYSFAEAQWGSASSCSGSAASGYITDYDLESSFSTTEQYSSSAFGSRFEAGHHDLSAGRFDAGHCDSAVNQFEARDCDAAIAHFEGGYHDLPVSHFKSGHLNLPVGHFEAGHWGLPIGHFEAGHYDSRVSHFLPCGVSLGGHFEPGYFESTVDRFEARHCDSPVSHFRACGASLGGRFEAGHHNSPVRHFEAGCRDLPVGHFDAGYFDSTVDRPEAKHCDSPDTHFDEASCDLYDAFPESSDAVSSSNKAHHSFLNLKDYSELTWRKLRGVVTHPDRDCVAPFFHEMMKETAHDRNQEGVKINKGFLFHPQRFLQAKNSEYREGQEYSVLRHVQNGSYGDVFSVRDKQTGFTCAAKRIPLSSFSWKEVETWSRLDSPRVLQLYGAVQEGLNVILFMDLKTGSLAQFLKAIGRFPEELALYYHCQVLQALEHLHSRKVIHLDVKVDNVLLSKDKRECFLCDFGLSEMLDWTGYSTKTFRGNGLRGTESHMSPEVARGDPRSDKADVWSSCCMLLHMLSGHQPWTRYYTHPLCLKIVSEPAPLWEIPSGCDPLTCDVIRGGLVKEPGERDSARELLEKSKRALRTGLNHVNMYKRNSRLTLTCHRSVCTSEAELTDKGSDWSDDLSSGVFSDSNLADNRSFNVDWSVSTNQPPSCSFEGLGVDIWVEDVSGDTFRIRERLRVKLSHVAIGISGQVSMRVFSLATLDGKLVSPDTEVLESRMWLLCVPAPDNSTNWTWRIRDGKMETQDTAGLQSDTCSTLTA; from the exons ATGAACTGTGAGAAGAGTGACTCTTCAAACACTTTTTCATGTTGCGATAACTCAAGGAGAAGGAACCAAGCTAAACAAATGGGCTCTTTACACCG TAATGAAGAGGACGACGAGTCCTTAACCAAGATGGAATCCGCATCTCGAATGCAGAAAAGTATTGAGGAGGATGCTGGAATTACAACTGTGATTGCCCAGGCACAGG CTGAGCAGTGTCAAGAATTCTGTCCATCCAGTGTAAAACATGGCAGACTTCAACCCCAACGTGTGGCTCTTTCCCGTAGAAAGCACCCAAAAACGTTCAGGGAAGGGGCAAGGAAGCAAAACAAGCACTCTGCATTTAGGCGGCCACTCTGGGGGAGTGCTGCAAGAAAGAAGTGTCGACAGATGGAAGAGGAGAGACAGACCCCCATTGAGAAACCTTACAGCAGTGTAGGGAGCCACAGGTTTGAAGTGAGCTGCTGCTCCGATATTTACACCAGCGTCGGAGGAACTCCAGAGCTCAGTTCTCAGCCTGAATCCATGTACATTTATGCTGAAAGCATCAAAGGTTGTGACACTTCCTGTTCTAGCGTCTCTCAAGACTGGGGCTTGTTTTGCCTTTATAAAGAGGTCAAGAAAACCTGCGGCATCCTGCAAGACCCCAGATCGGAGACTGCAAAAATAGGCAGCAGCATAGAAGCTTTGTTGGGATCCGATTCTTCCTGCGACGGCGAGTCCGTCAGAGGTTACTGTGACTCGGATTCAAGCTGCGTCAATGCAGACTGGGAACGGAGCTTTGACTCTGATGATGACTCGTGCAACTTGGTCTACAGCTTTGCCGAAGCACAGTGGGGCTCCGCTTCATCATGTTCCGGCTCTGCTGCCTCTGGTTACATCACTGACTATGATTTGGAATCCTCGTTCTCCACCACAGAACAATATAGCAGCTCTGCTTTTGGCAGCCGTTTTGAGGCAGGACACCATGACTTGTCAGCTGGTCGTTTTGATGCAGGACACTGTGACTCAGCAGTTAACCAATTTGAGGCAAGGGACTGTGACGCAGCAATTGCCCATTTTGAGGGAGGATACCATGACTTGCCAGTGAGCCATTTCAAGTCAGGACACCTTAACCTGCCAGTTGGGCATTTTGAGGCAGGACACTGGGGTCTCCCCATTGGCCATTTCGAAGCAGGACATTATGACTCACGAGTCAGCCATTTTCTTCCATGTGGGGTCTCTCTAGGGGGCCATTTTGAGCCAGGATACTTTGAGTCAACAGTTGATCGTTTTGAGGCAAGACACTGTGACTCTCCAGTCAGCCATTTTCGTGCATGTGGGGCATCTCTAGGGGGTCGTTTTGAGGCAGGACATCATAACTCGCCAGTCAGGCATTTTGAGGCAGGGTGCCGTGACTTGCCTGTTGGCCATTTTGACGCAGGATACTTTGACTCAACAGTTGATCGTCCCGAGGCAAAACATTGTGACTCGCCAGACACCCATTTTGATGAGGCTTCCTGTGACCTGTACGATGCTTTTCCTGAGAGTAGTGATGCAGTTAGTTCCAGTAACAAAGCACATCACTCCTTTTTAAATTTGAAGGACTATTCTGAACTAACTTGGAGGAAACTACGGGGTGTCGTGACCCATCCTGATCGCGATTGCGTCGCACCATTTTTCCATGAGATGATGAAAGAGACGGCGCATGATCGAAATCAAGAaggagtaaagataaacaaaggcTTTCTTTTCCATCCACAAAGG TTTTTACAGGCGAAAAACTCTGAATATCGGGAAGGCCAGGAATATTCCGTGCTTCGCCATGTCCAGAATGGATCGTATGGAGATGTGTTCAGCGTCCGAGACAAACAAACTGGGTTTACATGTGCCGCCAAAAGG ATTCCTCTAAGCAGTTTCAGCTGGAAGGAAGTGGAAACGTGGAGCAGGTTGGACTCGCCGCGTGTCCTTCAGCTCTACGGGGCTGTACAAGAAGGCCTCAATGTCATCCTGTTCATGGACCTTAAAACAG GCTCGTTGGCACAGTTCCTCAAAGCAATAGGGCGTTTTCCTGAAGAATTGGCTCTTTATTATCACTGTCAGGTGCTGCAAGCTCTGGAACATCTGCACAGCAGAAAGGTGATTCACCTGGATGTTAAAG tggacaATGTTTTGCTTTCGAAGGACAAGAGAGAGTGTTTCCTGTGTGATTTTGGATTATCTGAGATGCTGGACTGGACCGGATACAGCACCAAGACCTTCAGAG GTAACGGTCTGCGTGGCACCGAGAGCCACATGTCTCCCGAGGTGGCTCGAGGAGATCCTCGCTCAGACAAAGCGGACGTCTGGAGCAGCTGTTGTATGTTACTGCACATGCTCAGTGGCCATCAGCCATGGACACGCTACTACACACACCCGCTCTGCCTCAAA ATCGTGAGTGAGCCAGCCCCTCTGTGGGAGATCCCTTCTGGCTGTGACCCCTTGACCTGTGATGTCATCAGAGGGGGACTGGTCAAGGAGCCGGGAGAGAGAGACTCAGCCAGGGAGCTACTGGAGAAAAGCAAGAGAGCTCTGCGAACAG GTTTAAATCACGTTAACATGTACAAGCGAAACTCCAGATTAACGCTCACCTGCCATCGCAGCGTCTGCACTTCTGAAGCTGAGCTGACTGACAAG GGTTCCGATTGGTCGGATGACTTGAGCTCGGGTGTGTTCTCCGACAGCAACCTTGCAGACAATCGGAGCTTCAATGTGGATTGGTCCGTCTCCACCAACCAGCCGCCTTCTTGCAGCTTTGAAG GCCTTGGAGTGGATATCTGGGTGGAGGATGTGAGTGGGGATACGTTTAGGATCAGAGAGAGATTAAGGGTGAAGCTGAGTCACGTTGCTATAGGTATAAGTGGACAG GTCTCCATGAGAGTGTTCAGTTTAGCAACGCTGGACGGGAAGCTCGTCTCCCCTGACACCGAGGTTCTGGAGTCGCGTATGTGGCTGCTGTGTGTCCCTGCTCCAGACAACAGCACCAACTGGACCTGGAGGATCCGAGACGGCAAAATGGAGACTCAAGACACTGCTGGACTGCAATCGGACACCTGCTCCACTCTCACAGCCTGA